A stretch of Deltaproteobacteria bacterium DNA encodes these proteins:
- a CDS encoding Killer protein yields MIVSFRHKGLQRLFERGDLRGVPAASAPRLRRQLDALDAAKEINDMDLPGFRLHPLKGDRKGTWAVTVTGN; encoded by the coding sequence ATGATTGTCAGTTTCCGGCACAAGGGGTTACAGCGGTTGTTTGAGCGCGGCGATTTGCGCGGTGTCCCAGCCGCCTCTGCGCCGCGCTTGCGGCGGCAACTCGACGCGCTTGATGCGGCCAAAGAGATCAACGATATGGACTTGCCGGGCTTTCGGCTGCATCCATTGAAGGGGGATCGCAAAGGGACCTGGGCAGTGACGGTGACGGGCAACTGA
- a CDS encoding HigA family addiction module antidote protein — translation MHTIRKRRPTHPGELLREEVLPAAGITATQLAQRMGVTPHTVTALLQEKRGVTPDVAHRLARVFHTTPDLWLTMQQAVDVWDTFAAHKAEYARITPLKVA, via the coding sequence ATGCACACGATACGCAAACGCCGCCCGACCCATCCGGGTGAGCTCTTACGCGAGGAAGTCTTACCGGCAGCGGGGATTACGGCCACGCAGCTCGCCCAGCGCATGGGTGTCACACCACACACGGTGACCGCCTTGTTACAGGAGAAGCGCGGGGTGACACCGGACGTCGCCCATCGCTTGGCGCGCGTGTTTCACACCACGCCCGATCTCTGGCTCACCATGCAACAAGCTGTCGATGTCTGGGATACCTTCGCCGCCCACAAGGCCGAGTACGCCCGCATTACGCCCCTCAAGGTCGCCTGA
- the xerC gene encoding site-specific tyrosine recombinase XerC, translated as MPRKPTGPVPHPADDLRDPQSLAVLLHRFLAAHTVANASPRTLASRRLQLRVFIAWAATRDLARGIEITRQHLEAYQRHLHHTLTVDGHPRSVYTQHTYLVTLRSFFHWLTKQHYLPSNPASELTLPKLGSTLPVVITSSEAEQILSQMDLSTPLGLRDRAMLETFYSSGIRRAELCGLLVQDVDASRGTLFIRHGKGNKARMVPIGERALAWISKYVDDGRPELVGDTDDGTLFLMHDGRPLTPDAASQRTRFYLRRAKIGKHGACHLFRHAMATLMLEHGADTRIIQAILGHERLTSTQIYTHVAIDHLKAVHTATHPAARLRRSSTTKDTESEDDLVSLDEADS; from the coding sequence ATGCCCAGAAAGCCCACGGGTCCCGTGCCCCATCCTGCCGACGATCTGCGTGACCCACAGAGTTTGGCGGTCTTGCTCCATCGCTTTCTCGCTGCGCACACCGTCGCCAATGCCTCGCCGCGGACCTTGGCCAGTCGCCGTCTCCAACTGCGCGTCTTCATCGCCTGGGCGGCGACACGAGATCTTGCACGAGGCATTGAGATCACACGACAGCATCTCGAAGCCTATCAACGTCATCTCCATCACACGCTCACCGTCGATGGCCATCCGCGCAGTGTCTACACCCAGCATACCTATCTCGTCACGTTGCGCAGCTTCTTTCACTGGCTCACCAAACAGCACTATCTCCCCAGCAATCCCGCCTCGGAACTTACCTTACCAAAGCTGGGCAGTACCTTGCCCGTCGTCATCACCTCCAGTGAAGCCGAGCAGATTCTCAGTCAGATGGATCTCTCCACACCACTCGGCCTGAGAGATCGTGCCATGTTGGAAACCTTCTACTCCTCTGGCATTCGTCGCGCGGAGCTCTGTGGACTCTTGGTGCAGGATGTCGATGCCAGCCGGGGCACGCTGTTCATCCGCCACGGCAAAGGCAACAAAGCGCGCATGGTGCCGATTGGCGAACGGGCGTTAGCGTGGATTAGCAAGTATGTCGATGATGGTCGTCCAGAACTCGTCGGCGACACCGATGACGGCACGCTCTTTCTCATGCACGATGGTCGTCCGCTCACGCCCGATGCCGCCAGCCAACGCACGCGCTTCTATCTGCGCCGGGCCAAGATCGGCAAACATGGCGCCTGTCACCTCTTTCGTCACGCGATGGCGACACTGATGTTAGAGCACGGCGCCGATACCCGCATCATCCAAGCCATCCTGGGCCATGAGCGCTTGACCTCCACACAGATCTACACCCACGTGGCCATTGACCATCTCAAAGCCGTCCACACCGCCACCCATCCCGCTGCCCGCTTACGCCGCTCGTCCACTACCAAAGACACTGAGAGTGAGGACGATCTTGTCTCGCTCGATGAGGCGGATTCCTAA
- a CDS encoding helix-turn-helix transcriptional regulator, with amino-acid sequence MAQEKKPMQQSFGTRLAASRKAAGYTQAALGAELGVSQRMIAYYESPEANPPATMLAAMATVLGVSVDVLVGVVPLPKRTGKPSNSRVQRRLQQLEKLGPQEQRQVWQLVDVLVERERLKRHARA; translated from the coding sequence ATGGCGCAGGAGAAGAAACCTATGCAGCAGAGCTTTGGGACACGCTTAGCAGCCTCGCGCAAAGCGGCGGGCTATACGCAAGCGGCCTTAGGCGCAGAACTCGGAGTCTCGCAACGGATGATTGCCTACTATGAGAGTCCGGAGGCGAATCCACCCGCGACGATGTTGGCCGCGATGGCCACGGTGTTAGGGGTCAGTGTCGATGTCTTGGTCGGTGTGGTACCGCTACCGAAGCGGACCGGGAAGCCGAGCAACAGTCGCGTGCAGCGGCGGTTACAGCAATTGGAGAAGCTCGGCCCGCAGGAACAGCGGCAAGTATGGCAGCTCGTAGATGTGTTAGTCGAACGGGAACGGCTCAAACGGCACGCACGGGCATGA
- a CDS encoding AAA family ATPase encodes MLRHPTLEKLHTLRLTGMVAAFQEHLHLPEVNTLSFEERLGLLVDRELLDRENRRLQSRLRQAKLRQSATLEDLDYRSPRGLDKTLLTTLATTHWVQDHHNVLITGATGVGKTWVACALAHTACRQGYRVLYLRVPRLWRELAIARGDGRYPKFLASLAKLDLLVLDDFGLAPLTDDHRRDFLELLEDRHGARASIITSQLPVDHWHEVIGEPTLADAILDRLVHNAYKIPLKGESMRKRANKLTTTPQTE; translated from the coding sequence ATGTTACGCCATCCGACCCTGGAGAAACTTCACACCTTACGCCTGACCGGCATGGTTGCGGCCTTTCAGGAACATTTACACCTGCCCGAGGTGAATACGCTGAGCTTTGAGGAGCGCCTCGGCTTACTCGTCGATCGGGAACTGCTCGATCGCGAAAACCGTCGCTTGCAAAGTCGGCTGCGCCAAGCTAAGCTTCGCCAATCGGCCACATTAGAAGATCTCGACTATCGCTCACCACGGGGCTTAGACAAAACCTTACTCACCACGCTGGCCACCACCCACTGGGTACAGGACCATCACAATGTCTTAATCACCGGCGCGACCGGAGTCGGCAAAACCTGGGTCGCGTGTGCCTTGGCGCACACGGCCTGTCGGCAAGGGTATCGCGTGCTGTATCTGCGCGTGCCCCGCTTGTGGCGCGAACTCGCGATCGCCCGCGGCGATGGCCGCTATCCCAAATTCTTGGCCTCCTTAGCCAAGCTGGATTTACTCGTGCTTGATGACTTTGGCTTAGCGCCACTGACCGATGATCATCGCCGCGATTTCCTCGAACTCCTCGAAGATCGGCATGGCGCACGGGCCTCCATTATTACCAGCCAACTGCCCGTCGACCACTGGCATGAAGTGATTGGCGAACCCACGCTGGCCGATGCCATCTTAGATCGCCTGGTCCACAACGCGTACAAAATTCCCCTGAAAGGAGAGTCCATGCGTAAACGCGCGAACAAATTGACAACCACTCCCCAAACCGAGTAA